One Luteibacter sp. 9135 DNA segment encodes these proteins:
- a CDS encoding BolA family protein: protein MTVEKVERIRALLTAALAPLELDVIDEGHKHAGHAGEGRGHFFARIVSPAFAGTNPIQRHRMVYAALAEMMPDGIHALAIEARAPGE from the coding sequence GTGACGGTCGAAAAGGTCGAGCGAATCCGGGCCCTGCTCACCGCAGCACTGGCCCCGCTGGAGCTGGACGTGATCGACGAGGGCCACAAGCACGCCGGGCACGCGGGCGAGGGCAGGGGGCACTTCTTCGCCCGCATCGTCAGCCCGGCTTTCGCCGGCACCAACCCCATCCAGCGCCATCGCATGGTCTATGCCGCCCTTGCCGAGATGATGCCCGACGGCATCCACGCGCTGGCGATCGAGGCCAGGGCCCCCGGCGAATAA
- a CDS encoding FMN-binding negative transcriptional regulator, with product MYTPKAFVEDRPHILHGAIRRIAFGTLVTAGEGGIEASHVPFVLAPDEGPLGTLYCHVARGNDHVNRSEGEVLSIFAGPHAYISPNGYPGKAKHHREVPTWNYIAVHAYGPAHTFTDPESLRDLLERLTAQAEHDAAQPTPWRVGDAPDDYLAAMYRGIVGVRIPIARMEGKWKLGQNRTGADRLGAAALLAQRQGDDEQAVAALMRDVGA from the coding sequence ATGTATACCCCGAAGGCGTTCGTCGAAGACCGGCCGCACATCCTGCACGGGGCGATCCGACGTATCGCCTTCGGCACGCTGGTCACCGCGGGGGAGGGTGGCATCGAGGCCAGTCATGTTCCCTTCGTACTGGCCCCCGACGAAGGTCCTCTGGGCACGCTGTATTGCCATGTGGCCAGAGGCAACGACCACGTAAACCGCAGCGAGGGCGAGGTCCTGTCGATCTTCGCCGGGCCGCACGCCTATATCTCGCCCAACGGTTATCCGGGCAAGGCCAAGCACCATCGCGAGGTGCCCACCTGGAACTACATCGCCGTCCATGCCTACGGCCCGGCGCATACGTTCACCGACCCTGAGTCGCTGCGCGACCTGCTCGAGCGGCTGACGGCCCAGGCCGAGCACGATGCCGCCCAGCCCACACCCTGGCGGGTCGGGGATGCCCCCGACGACTATCTCGCCGCCATGTATCGCGGCATCGTGGGCGTCCGCATCCCCATCGCCCGGATGGAAGGAAAATGGAAGCTCGGCCAGAACCGCACGGGGGCCGATCGCCTTGGTGCCGCCGCCTTGCTGGCGCAGAGACAGGGTGACGACGAGCAGGCCGTCGCAGCGCTCATGCGCGATGTCGGGGCCTGA
- the lysS gene encoding lysine--tRNA ligase, producing the protein MTDDTRDETSGSDENRLIAERREKLKALRAQGIAYPNDFRVDSFAGDLQDEFADKDTWTAEAIEATPRRVAVAGRIILMRGQGKVSFVQMQDGTGRIQLFVHQGTVGEEGYNTFKRWDLGDIVGAEGVLMRTKTGELSVKVETLRLLTKSLRGLPDKHHGLADVEQRYRQRYVDLIVTEESRRTFALRSKIISHVRRWLEAEPRRFMEVETPMMHVIPGGATARPFTTHHNALDIPLFLRVAPELYLKRLVVGGFDRVYEINRNFRNEGVSTRHNPEFTMLELYQAYATYHEIMDITEGMIRTAAAEVIGNTVIEWDGAAVDVGPAFRRWRMEDAVLELNPEIKPADLRDRAAMAAHAARLNIQVKPSYGWGKLLLEIFEATVEHTLIQPTFITDHPVEVSPLARESDTDKGITDRFELFINGKEIANGFSELNDSEDQAARFQAQVDAKDAGDDEAMHYDADYIRALEVGLPPTGGLGVGIDRLVMLLTGSSSIRDVLLFPTMRPEA; encoded by the coding sequence ATGACTGACGATACCCGCGACGAGACCTCCGGCAGCGACGAAAACCGACTGATCGCCGAGCGCCGCGAGAAACTGAAAGCGCTGCGTGCGCAGGGCATCGCCTATCCCAACGACTTCAGGGTCGACAGCTTCGCGGGCGACTTGCAGGACGAGTTCGCCGACAAGGACACCTGGACGGCCGAAGCCATCGAGGCCACGCCTCGCCGGGTCGCCGTGGCCGGCCGCATCATCCTGATGCGCGGGCAGGGCAAGGTCAGCTTCGTGCAGATGCAGGACGGCACCGGCCGCATCCAGTTGTTCGTCCACCAGGGCACTGTAGGCGAGGAGGGTTACAACACCTTCAAGCGCTGGGACCTGGGCGACATCGTGGGCGCCGAAGGCGTGCTGATGCGCACGAAGACGGGCGAACTCTCGGTCAAGGTCGAGACCCTCCGCCTGCTGACCAAGTCACTGCGCGGCCTGCCGGACAAGCACCACGGCCTGGCCGACGTGGAACAGCGCTACCGCCAGCGTTATGTGGACCTGATCGTCACCGAGGAATCGCGCCGCACCTTCGCGCTGCGCTCGAAGATCATCAGCCACGTGCGTCGCTGGCTTGAAGCCGAACCGCGCCGCTTCATGGAAGTGGAAACCCCGATGATGCACGTGATCCCGGGCGGCGCCACCGCGCGCCCGTTCACCACGCATCACAACGCGCTGGATATCCCGCTGTTCCTGCGCGTGGCGCCGGAGCTGTACCTCAAGCGCCTGGTCGTCGGCGGTTTCGATCGCGTCTACGAGATCAACCGCAATTTTCGCAACGAGGGCGTGTCCACGCGGCACAATCCCGAGTTCACGATGCTCGAGTTGTACCAGGCGTACGCCACGTACCACGAGATCATGGACATCACCGAGGGCATGATCCGCACGGCGGCCGCCGAGGTCATCGGTAACACCGTGATCGAGTGGGACGGGGCCGCCGTCGACGTGGGCCCGGCGTTCCGCCGCTGGCGCATGGAAGACGCCGTGCTCGAGCTCAACCCTGAGATCAAGCCGGCCGACCTGCGCGACCGCGCCGCGATGGCCGCGCACGCTGCACGCCTGAATATCCAGGTCAAGCCGTCGTACGGCTGGGGCAAGCTGCTGCTGGAGATCTTCGAGGCGACGGTGGAGCACACGCTGATCCAGCCCACCTTCATCACCGACCACCCGGTGGAGGTCTCGCCGCTGGCGCGCGAGAGCGATACCGACAAGGGCATCACCGACCGCTTCGAGCTGTTCATCAACGGCAAGGAGATCGCCAACGGCTTCTCGGAGCTCAACGACTCGGAAGACCAGGCCGCACGCTTCCAGGCCCAGGTGGACGCCAAGGATGCCGGCGACGACGAGGCCATGCATTACGACGCCGACTACATCCGTGCGCTGGAAGTGGGTCTGCCGCCCACCGGTGGCCTCGGCGTCGGTATCGATCGTCTCGTCATGCTGCTGACCGGCTCGTCATCCATCCGCGACGTGCTGCTGTTCCCGACCATGCGCCCCGAGGCCTGA
- the zipA gene encoding cell division protein ZipA — translation MNPAIGLAWNPAVGIPMLFVGIVVMVLLWLFGQPRKEQGRRKPVPEQPGRARERREPVFNDGEEVAEDDEFDDRDHASFSARDAAHEVADDANDPLFNPRPRHTELDVDLRAELERLGASLAGERTASVAPLADDLAARDAQRAEPPRPAAPRHESQRVEPRLDLDLPFDLDDPRGTHASTAAPSPVPPPRPQAPAPAPAPARTPPRSDLGRRPPNAPVERIVSLYVVAREGSRFNGSDLIVAAEKAGLEFGDMGIYHRLVDGHPEQGPIFSVANLTKPGNFDMARIATLQTSGLSFFMALPGPVPALDAWDAMLPTAQRLGELLDGLVLDEERNALGRQRIAHIRDELRGWDRGHEGEEIKFGH, via the coding sequence ATGAATCCCGCCATCGGCCTCGCCTGGAACCCTGCCGTGGGCATCCCGATGCTCTTCGTCGGCATCGTCGTGATGGTGCTGCTCTGGCTCTTCGGCCAGCCACGCAAGGAGCAGGGCCGCCGCAAGCCGGTGCCCGAGCAGCCCGGGCGTGCCCGCGAACGCCGTGAGCCGGTGTTCAACGATGGCGAGGAGGTTGCCGAGGACGACGAGTTCGACGATCGGGACCACGCCTCTTTCAGTGCGCGTGACGCCGCGCACGAGGTGGCCGACGACGCCAACGATCCGCTTTTCAATCCGCGTCCGCGGCACACCGAGCTGGATGTGGACCTGCGCGCGGAACTGGAACGCCTGGGCGCCTCGCTGGCCGGCGAGCGTACCGCCTCCGTGGCACCCCTGGCCGACGACCTCGCGGCCCGCGATGCGCAACGTGCCGAGCCGCCGCGTCCGGCCGCGCCGCGCCATGAATCGCAGCGTGTCGAGCCGCGCCTGGACCTCGACCTGCCGTTCGACCTGGACGACCCGCGCGGCACGCACGCCTCGACTGCTGCGCCCTCACCGGTGCCGCCGCCCCGCCCGCAAGCCCCTGCGCCCGCACCGGCTCCCGCGCGCACGCCGCCGCGCTCCGACCTCGGCCGCCGCCCGCCGAACGCACCCGTGGAGCGCATCGTCAGCCTCTACGTGGTGGCCCGCGAGGGCAGCCGGTTCAACGGTTCCGACCTGATCGTCGCCGCCGAGAAAGCCGGCCTCGAATTCGGCGACATGGGCATCTACCACCGCCTCGTGGACGGCCATCCCGAACAGGGGCCGATCTTCAGCGTGGCCAACCTGACCAAGCCGGGCAATTTCGACATGGCGCGCATCGCCACGTTGCAGACGTCCGGCCTGTCGTTCTTCATGGCGCTGCCGGGTCCGGTGCCCGCCCTGGATGCCTGGGACGCCATGCTGCCTACGGCGCAGCGCCTGGGCGAACTGCTCGACGGCCTGGTGCTGGACGAGGAACGCAATGCCCTCGGGCGTCAGCGCATCGCGCACATCCGCGACGAACTGCGCGGCTGGGACCGCGGCCACGAAGGCGAAGAGATCAAGTTCGGGCACTGA
- a CDS encoding YciI family protein, protein MFYAIVALDHPNSLEKRLAARPAHLARLNALKDEGRLKLAGPFPAIDANDPGEAGYTGSMIVAEFTDLAAAEAWAKADPYVEAGVYRDVSVRPFRAVLP, encoded by the coding sequence ATGTTCTACGCCATTGTCGCGCTCGATCACCCGAATTCGCTGGAAAAGCGCCTTGCCGCGCGCCCGGCGCACCTTGCACGTCTGAATGCCCTGAAAGACGAAGGCCGCCTGAAGCTGGCCGGCCCGTTCCCGGCCATCGATGCGAACGACCCGGGCGAGGCCGGCTACACCGGCAGCATGATCGTGGCAGAGTTCACCGACCTGGCGGCCGCCGAGGCCTGGGCCAAGGCCGATCCATACGTCGAGGCGGGCGTCTACCGCGATGTCAGCGTGCGGCCGTTCCGCGCCGTGCTGCCGTGA
- the smc gene encoding chromosome segregation protein SMC, with protein sequence MRLTTIKLAGFKSFVDPTTLHLPTNMTGVVGPNGCGKSNIIDAIRWVMGESAASRLRGDSLTDVIFSGSSARKPVGQAAVELIFDNSDGTIQGEYASFAEISVKRIVSRDGQSSYHLNGARCRRRDITDLFLGTGLGPRSYSIIEQGMISQIIEAAPEELRTHLEEAAGISKYKERRKETESRIKATRENLDRVRDVRDEVDKQLDHLNRQARAAERWKAFKEEHTRREAELRALEYRTLHRRHEGEGSGLREAELEIEKHLAGQRQVEAQMESVRERHQGASEHLNQVQAEVYKVGAEIARVEQQVRHNRDLSERLTRARADAEREFEELQGHIGADREQVETLRMALAEGEPKLESLQQMQDETSDAMRATEAKLADWQQRWDTHTRSASESSRAAEVERTKLAYLDRQTVDLSRRKEALDTEQRATDIAALDAAAEQLDTEHDTQRERVEHLGGVLDQHKVAYERVLDEERQVQTALNDGRQQLQTARGRQASLEALQSAALGQEETAASGWLARLGLDRSRRLGESLQVDAGYESAVETVLAGLLDGVLVDAPEALVPEFEALGQADVALFAREDGAAGPAGTLAEHVRGPVAAMALLGRVMVAESAEAAAARVATLQPHQSVITPDGAWMGPGWARILRAQGNQVGVLAREREIRQLAGQIETLEATIDERTEQLEALRASKFETERQRDDAQRDLYAAHRRLSELAGQLQSHRGKMETARARAEKVGGEISAIVDQLDELQGQTREARARLDEAVGLMGDREDERRGLENERRELLEAREEARINAREAADQSHQLALSMESKRSALGSLEQALARLDTQLRQVVARRDEIDQQLAAGSDPIAELEAERQTYLDQRLLVDRQLVEARRALEDCDAEFRRLEQERQRVEQVLGQVRESVSEKRLAAQALQLRAEQLAEAIVASGLELDALLTELPEDAEPARWQQQLVDLSGKIARLEPVNLAAIQEHAEQSQRKEYLDAQLLDLTSAMETLEGAIKKIDRETRQRFKETFDRVNAGVQELFPRLFGGGHAYLELTGDDLLDTGVSIMARPPGKRVSNITLLSGGEKALTAVSLVFAIFGLNPAPFCLLDEVDAPLDEANVGRFSAMVREMSEKVQFIFVSHNKATMEAAHQLCGVTMREPGVSRLVQVDLAEASKLVGVA encoded by the coding sequence ATGCGTCTGACCACGATCAAGCTGGCGGGATTCAAGTCGTTCGTCGACCCCACCACGCTGCACCTGCCCACCAACATGACCGGCGTCGTCGGGCCGAACGGCTGCGGCAAGTCCAACATCATCGACGCCATCCGCTGGGTCATGGGCGAGTCCGCGGCCAGCCGCCTGCGCGGCGACTCGCTCACCGACGTCATCTTCTCCGGCTCCAGCGCGCGCAAGCCCGTGGGCCAGGCCGCGGTCGAACTCATCTTCGACAACAGCGACGGCACCATCCAGGGCGAGTACGCCAGCTTCGCCGAGATATCGGTCAAGCGCATCGTCAGCCGCGACGGCCAGTCGTCCTATCACCTCAATGGCGCGCGCTGCCGCCGGCGCGACATCACCGATCTGTTCCTGGGTACCGGCCTGGGCCCGCGGTCCTACTCGATCATCGAGCAGGGCATGATCAGCCAGATCATCGAGGCAGCCCCCGAAGAATTGCGCACGCACCTGGAGGAAGCCGCCGGCATCTCCAAGTACAAGGAGCGTCGCAAGGAAACCGAAAGCCGCATCAAGGCCACGCGCGAGAACCTCGACCGCGTGCGCGACGTGCGCGACGAGGTCGACAAGCAACTGGACCACCTCAACCGGCAGGCCCGCGCGGCCGAGCGCTGGAAGGCCTTCAAGGAAGAACACACCCGGCGCGAGGCCGAACTGCGCGCGCTGGAATACCGCACGCTGCACCGTCGGCACGAGGGCGAGGGCTCCGGCCTGCGCGAGGCCGAGCTGGAAATCGAGAAGCATCTGGCCGGGCAGCGCCAGGTGGAAGCCCAGATGGAAAGCGTGCGCGAGCGTCACCAGGGCGCCAGCGAACACCTCAACCAGGTCCAGGCCGAGGTGTACAAGGTGGGCGCGGAAATCGCCCGCGTCGAGCAACAGGTGCGGCACAACCGCGACCTGAGCGAGCGTCTGACCCGCGCCCGCGCGGATGCCGAGCGCGAATTCGAGGAACTGCAGGGCCATATAGGTGCCGACCGCGAGCAGGTGGAAACCCTGCGCATGGCGCTGGCCGAGGGCGAGCCCAAGCTCGAATCGCTGCAGCAGATGCAGGACGAAACGAGCGACGCGATGCGTGCCACCGAGGCCAAGCTGGCCGACTGGCAGCAGCGCTGGGACACGCACACCCGCAGTGCATCGGAATCCAGCCGGGCGGCCGAGGTGGAGCGGACCAAGCTGGCCTACCTCGACCGGCAGACGGTGGACCTGTCGCGCCGCAAGGAGGCCCTGGATACCGAACAGCGTGCCACGGATATCGCCGCCCTCGACGCCGCGGCGGAACAACTCGACACCGAACACGATACGCAGCGCGAGCGCGTGGAACACCTGGGCGGCGTGCTCGACCAGCACAAGGTGGCCTACGAGCGCGTGCTGGACGAAGAGCGCCAGGTGCAGACCGCGCTGAACGATGGCCGCCAGCAGTTGCAGACCGCGCGTGGCCGCCAGGCCTCGCTCGAAGCCCTGCAAAGCGCCGCGCTGGGCCAGGAGGAAACCGCCGCCAGCGGCTGGCTGGCGCGCCTGGGGCTGGATCGCTCGCGCCGCCTGGGCGAGTCGCTGCAGGTGGATGCCGGCTACGAATCGGCCGTGGAAACCGTGCTGGCCGGCCTGCTCGACGGCGTGCTGGTGGATGCGCCGGAAGCGCTGGTGCCCGAATTCGAGGCTCTGGGTCAGGCCGATGTCGCCTTGTTCGCCCGGGAAGACGGTGCGGCCGGGCCGGCCGGCACGCTGGCCGAGCACGTGCGTGGCCCCGTGGCCGCCATGGCCTTGCTCGGTCGTGTCATGGTCGCGGAATCGGCCGAAGCTGCCGCCGCGCGCGTTGCCACGCTGCAGCCGCACCAGTCGGTCATCACGCCGGACGGCGCCTGGATGGGTCCGGGCTGGGCACGCATCCTGCGCGCGCAGGGCAACCAGGTGGGCGTGCTGGCCCGCGAGCGCGAGATCCGCCAGCTGGCCGGCCAGATCGAAACCCTCGAAGCCACGATCGACGAGCGCACCGAACAACTGGAAGCTCTTCGCGCCAGCAAGTTCGAGACCGAGCGCCAGCGCGACGACGCGCAGCGCGATCTCTATGCGGCCCACCGTCGGCTGTCCGAGCTGGCCGGCCAGTTGCAGAGCCATCGCGGCAAGATGGAAACGGCGCGCGCACGCGCCGAGAAGGTCGGCGGCGAAATCTCGGCAATCGTCGATCAGCTGGACGAATTGCAGGGCCAGACCCGCGAGGCGCGTGCCCGACTCGACGAGGCCGTGGGCCTCATGGGCGATCGCGAGGACGAGCGCCGTGGCCTTGAAAACGAGCGCCGCGAGCTGCTGGAAGCCCGCGAGGAAGCACGTATCAACGCGCGTGAGGCCGCCGACCAGTCGCACCAGCTGGCCCTCAGCATGGAATCCAAGCGCTCCGCGCTCGGCTCGCTGGAGCAGGCGCTGGCCCGACTGGACACGCAGCTACGCCAGGTCGTGGCCCGGCGGGACGAGATCGACCAGCAACTGGCGGCGGGCTCCGATCCCATCGCCGAACTGGAAGCCGAGCGGCAGACCTACCTCGACCAGCGCCTGTTGGTCGATCGCCAGCTGGTGGAGGCACGCCGTGCGCTGGAAGACTGCGACGCGGAGTTCCGTCGCCTCGAGCAGGAGCGCCAGCGCGTCGAACAGGTGCTGGGCCAGGTGCGCGAAAGCGTGTCCGAAAAGCGCCTGGCGGCGCAGGCACTGCAGCTGCGAGCCGAACAACTTGCCGAGGCCATCGTCGCCTCCGGTCTGGAACTCGATGCCCTGCTCACCGAACTGCCCGAGGACGCGGAGCCGGCGCGATGGCAGCAGCAGCTGGTGGACCTGTCCGGCAAGATCGCCCGCCTGGAGCCGGTCAACCTGGCCGCCATCCAGGAACACGCCGAGCAATCGCAGCGCAAGGAATACCTCGATGCGCAGCTGCTGGACCTGACCAGCGCGATGGAAACCCTGGAAGGCGCGATCAAGAAGATCGACCGCGAAACCCGCCAGCGTTTCAAGGAAACCTTCGACCGGGTCAACGCCGGCGTGCAGGAACTTTTCCCACGCCTGTTCGGCGGCGGCCATGCGTATCTCGAACTCACCGGCGACGACCTGCTGGACACCGGCGTGTCGATCATGGCCCGGCCGCCCGGCAAGCGCGTGTCCAACATCACCTTGCTGTCCGGCGGCGAGAAAGCGCTCACCGCGGTCTCGCTGGTGTTCGCCATCTTCGGCCTCAATCCCGCGCCGTTCTGCCTGCTGGACGAGGTGGACGCGCCGCTGGACGAAGCCAACGTCGGGCGCTTCTCGGCCATGGTTCGTGAAATGAGCGAGAAGGTGCAATTCATTTTCGTCAGCCACAACAAGGCCACCATGGAGGCCGCGCATCAGCTGTGCGGCGTTACCATGCGCGAGCCGGGTGTCTCTCGCCTCGTCCAGGTGGACCTGGCCGAGGCGTCCAAGCTCGTCGGCGTCGCCTAA